The proteins below are encoded in one region of Paraburkholderia phenazinium:
- a CDS encoding EAL domain-containing protein, whose product MHHDRKAAAPVQSSALDAAPYGAFIYTADGTFRYVNAAFEQLTGYRAEELIGRRSFDSLHDPAELARRRGELPGVGNWGVGTPGSVSPGSLMAPTRYESEWTYIRRNNTRMSVMLAVSPLPAGEAVPQRLQSADEPLAFDSRAKDDCASYVGMAVEMTRYAQSEARLWYVSHHDGVTRLPNQTLFTERLDLTLARCRRDGTGFTVLLVELNSLRKLRDALGSYAAELVLQIVGERLRGLIANEGTIASVSGTQFALLVNETGAAVDALAAAALARVAEPIDCSGTTITVTASIGCAAYPEHSAEHGDDVPTLMRRANVALSAASGAGGNVMRRFSAALDGQAARRFELETMLRDALDRQQLHLVYQPQITLATGRIAQVETLLRWNHPQRGPISPVEFIPVAEEAGLIERIGEWVIRTACRDAGKLLRLTGGLPRVAVNVSPQQFQRQNLLATIESALHDAALDPSYLEVEITEGVLLGDTEEALRTLHALRKLGVEVAVDDFGTGYSSLAYLTRFPLNRLKVDRSFVIRMMSDPQCAALVGAIIAMAHALKLRVTAEGVETEEQAERLRELGCDEVQGYWFARPLSLSALRNLLAPLGA is encoded by the coding sequence ATGCACCACGATCGCAAAGCCGCTGCGCCTGTGCAGAGCAGCGCACTCGACGCCGCACCCTACGGCGCGTTCATCTACACGGCGGACGGCACCTTCCGCTACGTCAACGCCGCCTTCGAGCAACTGACCGGGTATCGGGCGGAGGAGCTGATCGGGCGCCGCAGTTTCGATTCGTTGCACGACCCGGCGGAACTCGCGCGGCGCCGCGGCGAATTGCCGGGCGTTGGGAACTGGGGCGTGGGCACGCCGGGTTCCGTGTCGCCGGGTTCGTTGATGGCCCCGACCCGCTACGAAAGCGAATGGACCTACATCCGCCGCAACAACACGCGGATGTCGGTCATGCTGGCCGTGTCGCCCTTGCCGGCCGGCGAAGCGGTGCCACAACGGCTCCAATCCGCGGACGAACCGCTTGCCTTCGATAGCCGCGCGAAGGACGATTGCGCAAGCTACGTAGGCATGGCCGTCGAGATGACGCGCTACGCCCAGTCCGAAGCCCGCCTCTGGTACGTCTCGCACCATGACGGCGTGACGCGCCTGCCGAACCAGACCCTCTTCACCGAGCGGCTCGATCTGACGCTGGCGCGTTGCCGCCGCGACGGCACGGGCTTTACCGTGCTGCTCGTCGAACTGAACTCCCTGCGCAAGCTGCGCGATGCGCTTGGCTCCTACGCGGCTGAGCTCGTACTGCAAATTGTCGGCGAGCGCCTGCGCGGCCTGATTGCCAACGAGGGCACGATTGCCTCGGTCAGCGGCACGCAATTCGCGCTACTGGTCAACGAGACGGGCGCGGCGGTCGACGCCCTGGCCGCTGCAGCGCTGGCACGCGTTGCCGAGCCGATCGACTGCTCGGGCACGACGATCACGGTGACGGCAAGCATCGGCTGCGCGGCGTATCCGGAACACAGCGCGGAACACGGCGACGATGTGCCGACGCTGATGCGGCGCGCCAACGTCGCGTTGTCCGCGGCGAGCGGCGCGGGCGGCAACGTGATGCGGCGCTTTTCAGCGGCGCTCGACGGACAGGCCGCGCGCCGCTTCGAACTCGAAACCATGCTGCGCGATGCGCTTGACCGGCAGCAACTGCATCTGGTCTACCAGCCGCAGATCACGCTCGCGACCGGGCGCATCGCCCAGGTCGAGACCCTGTTGCGCTGGAATCATCCGCAACGCGGCCCGATCAGCCCGGTCGAGTTCATCCCGGTCGCGGAGGAGGCGGGTCTGATCGAACGGATCGGCGAATGGGTGATTCGGACCGCCTGCCGCGATGCTGGCAAGCTGTTGCGGCTCACCGGCGGCCTGCCGCGGGTGGCAGTGAATGTGTCGCCCCAGCAGTTCCAGCGGCAGAATCTGCTGGCGACCATCGAAAGCGCGCTGCACGACGCGGCGCTCGATCCGTCCTACCTCGAAGTGGAAATCACCGAAGGCGTCCTGCTCGGCGACACCGAGGAAGCGTTGCGCACGCTGCATGCGCTGCGCAAGCTCGGCGTCGAAGTGGCGGTGGACGATTTCGGTACGGGCTATTCGAGTCTGGCCTATCTGACGCGCTTTCCCCTGAACCGGCTCAAGGTGGACCGCTCGTTCGTCATCCGGATGATGAGCGACCCGCAATGCGCGGCGCTCGTCGGCGCCATCATCGCGATGGCCCACGCGTTAAAGCTCCGCGTCACGGCGGAAGGCGTGGAGACCGAGGAGCAGGCCGAGCGCCTGCGCGAACTGGGTTGCGACGAGGTGCAGGGGTACTGGTTCGCGCGTCCTCTCAGTCTGTCGGCACTGCGCAACCTGCTTGCGCCGCTGGGGGCATGA
- a CDS encoding VOC family protein, translating to MSAAAVKPIPEGMHSLTPHLICAGAADAIRFYTEAFGAVEQFRLPGPEGKLMHACVKIGDSMLMLVDEMAGCSMLGPKSLKGSPVAIHLYVTNVDATVEQAAAAGARVTMPPTDMFWGDRFAQLEDPFGHRWSVATHTRDVSMEEMQEAVRAMQ from the coding sequence ATGTCTGCAGCCGCTGTGAAACCGATTCCGGAAGGAATGCATTCGCTCACCCCGCATCTGATTTGCGCCGGCGCCGCCGACGCGATCAGGTTTTACACGGAGGCCTTCGGCGCTGTCGAGCAGTTCCGCTTGCCTGGTCCGGAAGGCAAATTGATGCACGCATGCGTGAAGATCGGCGACTCGATGCTCATGCTGGTCGATGAAATGGCCGGCTGCTCGATGCTCGGACCGAAGTCGCTGAAAGGCTCGCCGGTCGCGATTCACCTGTACGTCACGAACGTCGACGCCACCGTCGAGCAAGCGGCCGCGGCCGGCGCCCGTGTCACGATGCCGCCCACCGATATGTTCTGGGGCGACCGCTTCGCCCAGCTCGAAGATCCGTTCGGGCACCGCTGGTCGGTGGCGACGCACACGCGCGATGTGTCGATGGAAGAAATGCAGGAAGCCGTCCGCGCGATGCAGTAG
- the trpS gene encoding tryptophan--tRNA ligase translates to MQDSTASPRRTVLTGDRPTGALHLGHYVGSLKTRLALQETHQQFVLLADTQAMTDNAHDPDKVRRNVLEVALDYLAVGIDPRKTTIAVQSALPALAELTLLYLNFVTVARLERNPTIKEEIQARGFGRDIPAGFLCYPVAQAADITGFKAHVVPVGEDQAPLIEQTNEIVRRINRQVGRDVLPEAEALIPAMGRLPGVDGKAKMSKSQGNSIPLSSSADAIRDSVKSMYTDPNHLRASDPGTVEGNVVFTYLDAFDEDRATVERLKAEYRAGGLGDMVVKRRLEEQLQALIAPIRERREQLARDPGHVFDMLREGTQRAKDVTQATLDEVRAALGTFSFDAVVR, encoded by the coding sequence ATGCAAGACAGCACCGCCTCCCCGCGCCGTACCGTCCTCACTGGCGACCGTCCCACCGGTGCGCTCCATCTTGGCCACTATGTCGGCTCGCTGAAAACCCGTCTTGCGTTGCAGGAGACGCATCAGCAATTCGTGCTGCTCGCGGACACGCAAGCCATGACCGATAACGCGCACGATCCCGACAAGGTGCGCCGCAACGTGCTGGAAGTCGCGCTCGACTATCTGGCGGTCGGCATCGATCCTCGCAAGACCACGATCGCCGTGCAGTCGGCTCTCCCCGCGCTCGCCGAGTTGACCCTGCTGTATCTGAACTTCGTGACCGTCGCGCGCCTCGAGCGCAACCCGACCATCAAGGAGGAGATTCAGGCGCGCGGTTTCGGCCGCGATATTCCGGCGGGCTTTCTTTGCTATCCGGTCGCTCAGGCTGCCGACATCACCGGTTTCAAGGCGCATGTCGTGCCAGTCGGCGAAGACCAGGCGCCGCTGATCGAACAGACCAACGAGATCGTGCGCCGTATCAACCGTCAGGTCGGCAGGGACGTGCTGCCCGAAGCAGAAGCGTTGATTCCGGCCATGGGCCGCCTGCCCGGCGTCGACGGCAAGGCGAAGATGAGCAAGTCGCAGGGCAACTCGATTCCGCTTTCATCCTCAGCCGACGCGATCCGCGATTCGGTCAAAAGCATGTACACCGATCCGAATCACCTGCGCGCCTCCGATCCCGGCACCGTGGAGGGCAACGTGGTCTTCACGTATCTCGACGCCTTCGACGAGGATCGCGCTACCGTCGAGCGCCTGAAGGCCGAGTATCGCGCGGGCGGCCTCGGCGACATGGTGGTCAAGCGCCGTCTCGAGGAGCAGCTGCAGGCTTTGATCGCACCGATTCGGGAGCGGCGCGAACAGCTCGCGCGCGATCCGGGCCACGTGTTCGATATGCTGCGCGAAGGCACGCAGCGAGCGAAAGACGTGACCCAGGCCACGCTGGATGAAGTGCGCGCGGCGCTCGGCACGTTTTCGTTCGATGCGGTGGTGCGTTAA
- a CDS encoding transglutaminase-like domain-containing protein, whose product MKLRVGYELVYECEQATPMLLMLNTHYSRVQDVLSADVLKVDPPVPITQYRDGFGNLCSRIVAPAGQIALSTTAVLEISAEPETIEPNGYQHPVEELPSETLVYLLGSRYCETDLLSDLAWRLFGKTPLGRPRVQAICDYVHRHIVFGYHHARPTKTAWQAWNERTGVCRDFAHLGVALCRAMNIPARYCTGYISDIGVPPPYSAMDFAAWFEAYLGGTWQTFDPRNNVQRTGRVLMAHGRDAADVALSNTFGPTKLVSFNVHCAPESETAVAPSA is encoded by the coding sequence ATGAAATTGCGCGTTGGTTACGAACTGGTCTACGAGTGTGAGCAAGCCACTCCGATGCTGCTGATGTTGAACACCCACTACTCGCGTGTGCAGGATGTCTTGAGCGCCGATGTGCTGAAGGTCGATCCACCGGTTCCGATCACGCAGTATCGCGACGGCTTCGGCAATCTGTGCAGCCGCATCGTCGCGCCGGCGGGACAGATTGCACTGTCGACCACGGCCGTGCTCGAGATTTCCGCCGAGCCGGAAACGATCGAGCCGAACGGCTATCAGCATCCGGTCGAAGAGCTGCCCAGTGAGACGCTGGTGTATCTGCTTGGCAGCCGCTATTGCGAAACCGATCTGCTGAGCGATCTCGCGTGGCGTCTGTTCGGCAAGACGCCACTCGGCCGTCCGCGTGTGCAGGCGATCTGCGATTACGTGCATCGTCATATCGTGTTTGGCTACCATCACGCGCGGCCGACGAAAACCGCCTGGCAGGCATGGAATGAGCGGACCGGCGTGTGCCGCGACTTCGCGCATCTGGGTGTCGCGCTGTGTCGCGCGATGAATATTCCGGCGCGTTATTGCACGGGCTATATCAGCGACATCGGGGTGCCGCCGCCGTATTCCGCAATGGACTTTGCTGCATGGTTCGAGGCTTATCTGGGCGGTACCTGGCAGACCTTCGATCCGCGCAATAACGTGCAACGCACGGGCAGGGTGTTGATGGCGCACGGGCGCGATGCAGCGGACGTGGCATTGAGCAATACGTTTGGGCCGACCAAGCTGGTCAGCTTCAATGTGCATTGCGCGCCGGAATCGGAGACGGCGGTTGCGCCTTCGGCTTGA
- a CDS encoding transglutaminase family protein, producing the protein MLPILQQQVFKGGHVTTELIKEVGKTTEPQRLSVRHVSVYRYAEPVRFGEHRMMFRPRSGHDVRVVATELVITPTPSRLHWLHDVFDNSVAIANFSGEASELQFDSQVTLEHYESPLPDYALEPYAATWPFAYTNEEASDLVNARSRQYPDDEVNVWARRFLAKRGPTSTMTMLRAMTQEIKSGFRYVRRAEKGVYRPADTLRHRSGSCRDFAVLMMDAVRSLGLAARFVSGYIFVPEFDTTLGGGATHAWLQIYLPGAGWVDFDPTNSIIGNRHLIRVAVAWNYYQALPLWGTWHGAAHSFRGLQVDVCVTEDV; encoded by the coding sequence ATGCTGCCGATCCTGCAGCAGCAGGTTTTCAAGGGCGGTCATGTGACTACCGAGTTGATAAAGGAGGTCGGCAAGACGACCGAGCCGCAACGTCTTAGCGTGCGGCACGTGAGCGTCTACCGTTACGCCGAACCGGTGCGCTTCGGCGAACACCGGATGATGTTCCGGCCACGCTCGGGTCACGATGTGCGCGTCGTCGCCACCGAGCTTGTCATCACCCCGACGCCCTCGCGACTGCACTGGCTTCACGATGTATTCGACAATTCTGTGGCGATCGCCAATTTTTCCGGCGAGGCGTCCGAGCTGCAATTCGATAGCCAGGTCACGCTCGAACACTACGAGTCGCCGCTTCCCGATTACGCGCTTGAACCGTACGCTGCTACGTGGCCCTTTGCGTACACGAATGAGGAAGCGTCGGATCTCGTGAATGCGCGCAGCCGGCAATATCCGGACGACGAAGTGAATGTCTGGGCCCGCCGCTTTCTGGCCAAACGTGGACCCACCTCCACGATGACGATGCTGCGGGCCATGACGCAGGAGATCAAGAGCGGTTTTCGCTACGTACGGCGTGCGGAAAAGGGCGTGTACCGTCCCGCCGATACGTTGCGCCACCGCAGCGGCAGTTGCCGCGACTTTGCGGTGCTGATGATGGACGCGGTGCGCTCGCTGGGGCTCGCCGCGCGCTTTGTGAGCGGCTACATCTTCGTACCGGAATTCGATACGACATTGGGCGGCGGCGCAACGCATGCGTGGTTGCAGATTTACCTGCCGGGCGCGGGCTGGGTCGATTTCGATCCGACCAACAGCATCATCGGCAATCGCCATCTGATTCGCGTGGCGGTAGCCTGGAACTACTATCAGGCGCTCCCGTTGTGGGGCACCTGGCACGGCGCAGCGCATTCATTCCGTGGCCTGCAGGTCGACGTGTGCGTGACTGAAGATGTCTGA
- a CDS encoding HdeD family acid-resistance protein, translating into MVRLVMILLGVDYLRTRWRALTTAGWISVAVGIAVFIDALDSALYFPITPFACLFLLEGLATLAVAWTGMGGQRTLRYVKGITFCVAALLILAGHHHGNFILSMIFGTLFLTDGLLQIISARVVRYRTWRLALTGGAIEIALAVFFYQPFPTHYVGTVPYCLGLGLMFGGWNMILLASRVRRLSTNPAVAADDAAQAASATAASQQAAPAVVEWDGPPAADEPALTVHVWTPVGSSKGEARRQPIIDRYIAAVDRNGVISTGHAALESPEGIYISLYPGVEIDRSPDEFSRLLRATRENDVPGLFQPDYGTESKAWCESTTQVRIRNYDPERLRRFWETYRQDTTYNLTYRNCSSTVSRALEAAIEGASARVWGRHDGWKPFLRVISTPELWVAAQVRKRAATMAWTPGLTLDYARALSMLADPRPSGWVKMARLALGKMYRSRRQWAQEQRAASSVHEGERTDTAGRGV; encoded by the coding sequence ATGGTTCGGCTGGTGATGATCCTGCTAGGGGTCGATTATCTGCGCACCCGTTGGCGCGCTCTGACGACGGCAGGCTGGATCAGCGTCGCAGTCGGCATCGCGGTCTTCATCGATGCGCTCGACAGTGCGCTCTACTTCCCGATCACGCCGTTCGCCTGCCTGTTCCTGCTCGAGGGTCTCGCCACGCTCGCGGTCGCATGGACCGGCATGGGCGGCCAGCGCACGCTGCGTTACGTGAAGGGCATTACGTTTTGCGTCGCCGCGCTTCTGATTCTCGCCGGCCATCACCACGGTAATTTCATCCTGTCGATGATCTTCGGCACGCTGTTTCTGACCGATGGCCTGTTGCAGATCATCTCCGCACGCGTCGTGCGTTATCGAACCTGGCGGCTGGCATTGACAGGTGGGGCGATCGAAATCGCGCTCGCCGTTTTCTTCTATCAGCCGTTCCCGACGCACTACGTGGGCACCGTGCCGTACTGCCTCGGCCTTGGGCTGATGTTCGGCGGCTGGAACATGATCTTGCTGGCCTCGCGCGTGCGGCGGCTGTCGACGAATCCTGCCGTCGCAGCCGATGACGCTGCGCAAGCCGCCAGCGCGACCGCCGCGTCGCAGCAGGCGGCCCCGGCGGTGGTGGAATGGGACGGGCCCCCGGCCGCAGATGAACCCGCGCTGACCGTGCATGTGTGGACGCCGGTGGGGTCATCGAAGGGCGAGGCGCGTCGCCAACCGATCATCGACCGCTACATCGCCGCGGTGGACCGCAACGGCGTCATCTCGACCGGCCACGCGGCGCTCGAGTCGCCCGAAGGGATCTATATCAGCCTCTATCCTGGCGTGGAGATCGACCGCTCGCCGGACGAGTTCTCGCGGCTCTTGCGCGCCACCCGCGAGAACGACGTACCGGGTCTGTTCCAGCCGGACTACGGGACTGAATCGAAGGCATGGTGCGAATCGACCACCCAGGTGCGCATCCGCAACTACGATCCTGAGCGGCTGCGGCGCTTCTGGGAAACCTACCGGCAGGATACGACCTACAACCTCACTTATCGCAATTGCTCCAGCACGGTTTCGCGCGCTCTGGAAGCGGCGATCGAAGGAGCGTCCGCGCGTGTCTGGGGACGGCATGACGGGTGGAAGCCGTTTCTGAGGGTGATCAGCACGCCCGAATTGTGGGTCGCTGCGCAGGTGCGCAAACGGGCCGCGACGATGGCATGGACCCCCGGTCTCACGCTCGACTACGCGCGTGCCCTCAGTATGCTGGCTGACCCGCGGCCGTCTGGCTGGGTCAAGATGGCGCGTCTCGCGTTGGGCAAGATGTACCGCTCGCGGCGGCAATGGGCGCAGGAGCAGAGAGCGGCGTCGAGCGTGCACGAGGGCGAGCGTACAGACACCGCAGGACGGGGTGTGTAG
- a CDS encoding recombination-associated protein RdgC: MWFKNLQLHRLPVPWSVNPEQMEKWLAPHAFQPGSSVEMQTQGWASPRDNDSLVYSINRQMLLVFRTEKKLLPASVVNQVTKARALEVEEQQGFKLGRKQMRELKEQVTDELLPRAFSIRRDTRVWIDTVHGWLVIDAASQAVADDVLGLLVKSIDQLPLSSVRVAQSPVAAMTEWLLSGDAPAGFTLDQDTELRSAAQGNATVRYVGHALDVEDMRRHIEAGKQCMRLAMTWDDRVSFVLTPSLTIKRITPLDVIKDASDPTAQNDDEQFDSDMTLMTGELARMFADIVEVLGGEQGDAILQAAAA; the protein is encoded by the coding sequence ATGTGGTTCAAAAACCTTCAGCTTCATCGCCTTCCCGTTCCGTGGTCCGTCAATCCCGAGCAGATGGAAAAGTGGCTCGCGCCGCATGCGTTCCAGCCGGGCAGTAGCGTCGAAATGCAAACGCAGGGATGGGCCTCGCCGCGCGATAACGACTCGCTCGTCTACTCGATCAATCGGCAAATGCTGCTGGTGTTTCGCACCGAAAAGAAATTGCTTCCCGCGTCGGTGGTCAACCAGGTGACCAAGGCTCGCGCGCTTGAAGTCGAAGAGCAGCAGGGCTTCAAGCTCGGCCGCAAGCAGATGCGCGAACTGAAGGAGCAGGTCACGGATGAACTCCTGCCGCGGGCGTTCAGCATCCGACGCGATACGCGCGTCTGGATCGACACGGTGCACGGCTGGCTCGTGATCGACGCCGCTTCGCAAGCTGTCGCCGACGATGTGCTCGGCCTGCTGGTCAAGTCAATCGATCAGCTGCCGCTCTCGAGCGTGCGTGTTGCACAGTCGCCGGTGGCGGCGATGACGGAATGGCTGTTGTCCGGCGATGCGCCGGCCGGTTTCACGCTCGATCAGGACACGGAGTTGCGGTCCGCCGCGCAAGGCAATGCAACCGTGCGCTACGTTGGGCATGCGCTGGATGTCGAGGACATGCGTCGTCATATCGAAGCGGGCAAGCAATGCATGCGTCTTGCCATGACATGGGACGACCGCGTTTCATTTGTCCTCACACCGTCGCTGACCATCAAGCGCATCACGCCGCTCGACGTGATCAAGGACGCAAGCGACCCGACCGCGCAGAATGACGACGAGCAATTCGACTCGGATATGACGCTGATGACAGGCGAACTCGCGCGCATGTTTGCCGACATCGTCGAAGTGTTGGGCGGCGAGCAGGGTGATGCCATCTTGCAGGCCGCAGCGGCTTGA
- a CDS encoding O-antigen ligase family protein, whose translation MIFAPSLIWLSTALLFFAPAVNLVWRGGTGYGFFGLVALSLGAAVANKRTPDYFKGLRTYNWYTLGMLAFLVAIMFQQLVMHYWLPRQFDALSRFTFALPLFLLLRQFPSRNLRAIGWGCAAGAIAVGAWALIAQPQGGWTDASRASNAYTNAIPFGDTALLLAFLSVFTLGWDGPRDWRMLAVKLLALVGGGYASYLSGSRGGWITIPIFAILLGCQFHWFVHKKRLWVAALAIVVCTAALLSTERVERRLEDATTDFSALHHGDENTSVGLRLQLWQASFRLFTEHPVYGVGKGKLERALGDLAAHGQARTEIVNERAHSDFFSTIAETGAIGAVCLLIFYFGLTVHFWRERRNQDPTIRAAAYSGLAVSFSTIVFGLTIDVLVPVMVTSLLALLSAAFLAVIDARKRELSHPAVR comes from the coding sequence ATGATTTTTGCTCCCAGTCTGATCTGGCTCAGCACAGCCTTGCTATTTTTTGCCCCCGCCGTGAACCTCGTATGGCGCGGCGGCACCGGCTACGGTTTCTTCGGACTCGTCGCGCTGTCGCTGGGAGCCGCCGTCGCCAACAAACGCACTCCGGATTATTTCAAGGGATTACGCACCTATAACTGGTACACCTTGGGCATGCTCGCGTTTCTGGTCGCGATCATGTTCCAGCAACTGGTGATGCACTACTGGTTGCCACGCCAGTTCGACGCACTGTCGCGCTTCACGTTCGCACTACCGCTATTTTTGCTGCTGCGCCAGTTTCCGTCGCGCAACCTGCGGGCCATCGGCTGGGGTTGCGCAGCGGGCGCCATCGCCGTGGGCGCCTGGGCTCTGATCGCGCAGCCGCAGGGCGGCTGGACCGATGCGAGCCGCGCCAGCAATGCCTACACGAACGCGATCCCGTTCGGCGACACCGCCTTGCTGCTCGCTTTCCTGTCCGTCTTTACGCTGGGTTGGGACGGCCCGCGCGACTGGCGGATGCTCGCGGTCAAGCTCCTTGCGCTGGTCGGCGGCGGCTATGCCTCTTACCTGTCCGGCTCGCGCGGCGGCTGGATTACGATTCCCATTTTTGCGATCCTGCTCGGCTGCCAGTTCCACTGGTTCGTGCACAAGAAGCGCCTGTGGGTTGCGGCGCTCGCCATCGTGGTATGCACCGCTGCGCTGCTTTCGACTGAACGCGTCGAGCGGCGGCTCGAAGATGCCACCACCGATTTCTCCGCGCTGCATCATGGCGACGAAAACACCTCCGTCGGCTTGCGCCTGCAGTTGTGGCAGGCCTCGTTCCGACTGTTCACAGAGCATCCTGTGTACGGTGTCGGCAAGGGCAAACTGGAGCGGGCGCTCGGCGACCTCGCCGCGCACGGTCAGGCCAGAACCGAGATCGTCAACGAGCGCGCCCACAGCGATTTCTTCTCGACCATCGCCGAAACAGGCGCTATCGGCGCAGTCTGCCTGCTGATTTTCTATTTCGGCCTGACCGTCCATTTCTGGCGCGAGCGGCGCAACCAGGATCCCACGATTCGGGCTGCTGCCTATTCCGGACTAGCGGTGTCGTTCAGTACGATCGTGTTCGGCCTGACGATCGACGTGCTGGTGCCCGTCATGGTCACGTCGCTGCTCGCGCTGCTAAGTGCTGCGTTTCTGGCCGTCATCGACGCGCGCAAACGCGAGCTGTCGCATCCTGCAGTCCGGTAG
- a CDS encoding glycosyltransferase — protein sequence MNNSVQPSPSAVAAKPLASVLLIAYNQETLVGDAVRSVLAQTYEPLELIISDDASSDGTFAAIEAAVRGYNGPHKVITRRNTSNEGISAHLSRLAGMARGELLFVAAGDDMSAPNRCERVVEYWLAQDRRPDLIATDLADMDETGAVHERMEPTDLGTYRSFDDWAAERPWLVGAAHTWTRRLFERFGPMMPGTAAEDQVMTFRAIVSGGALSLREPLVWYRRGGLSGKRRYRTVAELVGRLRQGNGFALVEVKQLQHDAEIAGLGDRMRAVLAPKLAREQFIHSMFSARGIGERLTLIAASHNVKLGLRIRMLLYSTFPGVYAPTLWIKRLRRAR from the coding sequence ATGAACAACAGCGTCCAGCCCTCCCCGTCTGCCGTAGCGGCCAAACCGCTAGCTTCAGTGCTACTGATCGCTTACAACCAGGAAACACTGGTTGGCGACGCAGTGCGCAGCGTGCTTGCGCAGACTTACGAACCGCTGGAACTCATCATCTCCGACGACGCTTCGAGCGACGGCACCTTCGCCGCGATCGAAGCTGCCGTACGCGGCTATAACGGACCGCACAAGGTCATCACGCGCCGCAACACGAGCAACGAAGGCATCAGTGCGCACCTGTCGCGGCTCGCCGGGATGGCACGCGGCGAGTTGCTGTTCGTTGCGGCAGGCGACGACATGTCCGCCCCGAACCGCTGCGAACGGGTGGTCGAGTACTGGCTTGCACAGGATCGCCGCCCGGACCTGATCGCCACCGATCTCGCCGACATGGACGAAACCGGCGCCGTCCACGAGCGGATGGAGCCGACCGATCTCGGCACGTATCGGAGCTTCGACGACTGGGCTGCCGAACGGCCCTGGCTGGTAGGTGCAGCGCATACATGGACGCGCCGGCTGTTCGAGCGTTTCGGACCAATGATGCCCGGCACGGCTGCCGAAGATCAGGTGATGACCTTTCGTGCCATCGTCTCCGGTGGAGCGCTAAGCCTGCGTGAACCGCTGGTGTGGTACCGGCGCGGCGGCCTGTCGGGCAAGCGCCGGTATCGGACGGTGGCCGAACTGGTGGGACGATTGCGCCAGGGCAACGGCTTCGCATTAGTTGAAGTGAAGCAGCTGCAGCACGACGCTGAAATTGCCGGACTCGGCGACAGAATGCGCGCCGTTCTAGCGCCGAAACTCGCGCGCGAACAGTTCATTCATTCGATGTTCAGCGCTCGCGGGATCGGCGAGCGCCTCACGCTGATCGCCGCCAGCCACAACGTCAAACTGGGGCTGCGGATCCGGATGCTGCTCTACAGTACCTTTCCGGGTGTCTACGCGCCGACGCTCTGGATCAAGCGGCTCAGGCGAGCACGCTAA